DNA from Mustela erminea isolate mMusErm1 chromosome 18, mMusErm1.Pri, whole genome shotgun sequence:
atccacgGACCAGACAGGTCTCTTAGCTCCCTCTCTTTGTCCGAACAGGAAGAGAAGCGATGGAACCCCTCTACCATGCTGGGTCCATCCTCATGCAGGTGAACACCTTACAAGGGAAGAAGATGGTGGAGAGCGGCCTCCAGTCTGGAGacttctccctccctcagtcctggccttcctgcctcctgcccccggCCGACCTGGAGCTCCTGCAGCAGAAGGTAGCCGGGGTGCAGCGGGAGCTGGAGGACTTTAAGAAGGAGGCGCTGAAGGCCATCCGTTACCTGGAGGACGCCTTCTGCGAGATGAACGGCGAGCTGgcacagcaggaggagcaggcGGCCCGCGTGAAGCAGcggctgagggaggaggaggaccgGGGCGTCGTGCGCAACAAGGTCCTCACCTTCCTGCTGCCCCGCGAGAAGCAGCTCCGCGAGCACTGCAAGCGGCTGGAGCGCATGCTGCTGGGCTCCGGCCGGGACGGGCTCGGCGCCCCCAGGAAGATCCAGACCGACTGATGCCTCCCGCCGCGGGAGCCCAGCTTCCAGCGGAGCAGCCGAGCAGAAGATTTTGTTTTCAGTGGAAGGACCAACCCTAAGTCCCCGTCCATTCGCTTCCCCTCCCCATGTCCACTGCTTTCCTTCTACCTCAATAACACCTTGCTGAGAGGCGAACAGGCCCCAGTATGTTCTTTGGTGAAGCTCGTTTGCCCAGCATCATCACAGAAGGAGGCGCCCCACCCCTCCGGCTTTCAGACACCTGTAACTTTCACCGTTAACTGGTTTCCTGTTTGTAATGGTCATGTCGCCCAAAGTATAACATGGctgtttttaatcttcttaaattgaTGTGTTGAACAGATCTACCTTTCTTTTCATGACTCAAGGCTCTCCTGGTCGTTACTCGATGATGCATGGTCCCCTGAGAGGGGTCGATCGTTCCCCGGAGCCCTGACCGGAATTCCGAGTACTGTCCTTTTGTGGTTCACATCCCCGCCTAGTgggcttctctgcctgctttcctAGTTAGACCACCCTGTCTCACCTGTGTTTGCTGATTCTGGCGCAGCTGAACTTTTTCCGCATTTAGTCTGGCTGAAGAGATCAGACACAGCTCATtagggctggggtgggtggggtccGGAGAGTTTCGTGCACGGAGGCACCGAGCCTCAGACCCCGTGAATGGGTGGGTTCCAGAGAAGGGCCGCTGGCTTTCATGCCTGACCCATGGAGCAGAACCGGTTACGGTGCCCAGACTTGTCTCAGGCCGTGTCCACACACCATCCCCCTTCTTCTCAGGCCCCTTTGGGCGCAAGTGCCGCTTCCCCATTGTGCCCAGGGGGAGGCTGACTGTAGTTCAAGGCTGGTCGTCCGTGCTCATCACCCTGCTGCCCGTTTGGAACCATACCAGGCTCTTCATGGACTTGCTCTTCTGGTGACTTGGGGCTGCCTTCACTGTCACTGTGTCTTTTAGTTCCGGTGAGACTCTGGTTCATCGAGTCGCATATCCTCTCTGTGGTCCCCCCACCAAATGCTGCCATGTAATGGGTTTCTCCCCAAAACCGCAGAAGTAAGAAGTGACTCTGGAGGCCAGAGTGTGCTCCGAAGCCCAGCGGGGCCTCTGTCCTCCCAGCCGGGGTCTCATAGCTTTGCCGGAACCCTGTGACATTCTTCTTCAGCCCCATCTGCCCTCCTGTTTCAGAGAATCACTCCCAACAAGATTCGGGCAACTTGAACCCCCACAATGATCTTCACACAAGGCCCCGTGATCCCCTGCTGATAGCTCTATCCACCGGTCACCGTCCACCCTGAAGGCTGCACCCCTGTTTTAACTCCAGACTGCTTCTGCCTTGGAAGGTACAGCTGAAGAAATAGTAATACGGACACTAGCGACATTCCCATCACCACCGGAGCTACGGTTGTCAGGCATGAGCTGTGTTCCAGGCCCCAGGCTCGGCCCCTCGAGGGCAGGTACGGCTCCAACCTTCACTTTCAGACTCCGAGAAAGCCCCAGCTCCAAGAGGCTAagttgcccaaggccacatagcTGACAAGTGGTAGAGCTGAGGTTTGAGCCTAGGAATGTCTAACTCTAGAGGCCTTGCTTGTTTTAACCACTGTGTAGCATTTGGGGAATTTTAGGAGTGTCTGCTGAGCTCTGCTTGAGTATACGAGGGGAGCTTCATGATCTTGCTAAGGTGAGCTCTGTGAGAAGGGACCGTATTGCAGGGTGTTGGGGGGGGCACACCTATACCTTTAGAACTTGTGCGGGACACCCTTGTGTGTACAAATGTGTCTTTGAAGGAGAACTTGATCGGCTACATAGAAGAAGGGCTTTAAAAGAATCAActtctggggcccctggctggctcagtcagtagagcaggtgactcttgatattgggattgtgagttcaagccccacattgggcactgcactcacttaaaaaaaaaaaaaaatcgctgcTTTGTACACGAAAACTGGCTCTAATGCGAATTCACGTGGAAAGGGCTTTGCGTCAACTATAGGTTCAGTGGGTAAATATGGTTGCTCAGGATTGACGGTGTTTGTGGGAATTCTGGGAGGTGAAGGAgcccaggccagagaccaggagagaCCAGGTATAAGCTTCCAGTTGTCCCTTCCCCTCCTAGCGGAGCTGAGCCCCTCTATGGCTGACCTTGCTTACTCAGCCTCTAGCCCCTCCCAAGGTCAGGCTGATACAGCTTGGCAGGGGCTCTGGCTGAATCATGTGATTAGCATTAACTATCTGGCGAGGCCCAAGGCCCGAGTAAAACAGAGCGTCTTATCAGAGAGCAGAACGCAGGGACTTGCTTAGAGGTTATCTCCCAGGGCCTGTCAGCGGCCCGACCTTTCTTGGAACGTGCAGGATTGGAGCATCTCACAGCTGCCGAGCTTCCCTCTACCTCGGGCCCACAAACGGCCCCCATGGT
Protein-coding regions in this window:
- the CCDC182 gene encoding coiled-coil domain-containing protein 182, translating into MEPLYHAGSILMQVNTLQGKKMVESGLQSGDFSLPQSWPSCLLPPADLELLQQKVAGVQRELEDFKKEALKAIRYLEDAFCEMNGELAQQEEQAARVKQRLREEEDRGVVRNKVLTFLLPREKQLREHCKRLERMLLGSGRDGLGAPRKIQTD